One window of Candidatus Chlorobium masyuteum genomic DNA carries:
- a CDS encoding carboxy terminal-processing peptidase: MFRKSLLLFTVTCGFSSPLSAGIFGTASAAGPSINVLKPTEAQEDAGKYISQYLLQNHYRKVAVNDSLSLQIFNRYIDNLDGSKSYFVASEVASLRRIYGTRIDDEFLAGKPTAGFGIYNFFLKRAKEKMRFMKIAADTTHFNFSVPENFDLDRKADPWPADRRQLTDLWKQELKYQWLNLKYSGETNTTVRAALAKSFASRLNLLNRQKPEDAFQAYMNAVTTSFDPHTSYFSQDEYANFQIDMSRSLEGIGAKLQTESEYTVINEVIPGGPAFRSNLLKKGDKIIGVGQGRALEIVDVTAWRINDVVKLIRGKKGTVVRLKILPASQGGRGPAKIIALVRDKVDLEEQAARKRIIHQNGQKIGVITIPSFYLDFEGQQQNTGNYNSTSRDVSRILNELNSERVDGIVIDLRDDGGGSLEEAVNVTGLFIPTGPVVQISNSTGGKMVLRDEDRRVLYNGPLAVLVNRYSASASEIFAAAIQDYGRGVVIGERTFGKGTVQSIIKLARPFSFFIKKPELGQIKLTIAKFYRISGGSTQHRGVVPDIFMPSMIDTATIGEDTYSSSLPWSTVSRSFYRSTAEITPEEIGVLRQKELERSSRNALYQSYLQDLRTLNQIRKKKVVSLQDSAFKSEIETIKKIEKQWVLDQDSTKGMNRDVLLNETAGIVSDLADLKIKQRQTVIRTIPALN; the protein is encoded by the coding sequence ATGTTTAGAAAAAGTCTGCTTCTCTTTACTGTTACCTGTGGTTTTTCTTCACCATTGTCGGCAGGAATTTTCGGGACGGCTTCAGCCGCCGGACCGTCTATCAATGTCCTCAAGCCGACCGAAGCCCAGGAGGATGCAGGCAAATACATCAGTCAGTACCTTCTTCAGAACCACTACAGGAAGGTAGCGGTCAATGACTCCCTTTCACTGCAGATATTCAACCGCTATATCGACAATCTTGACGGCAGCAAGAGCTATTTTGTGGCCAGTGAGGTTGCCAGTCTCCGCAGGATATACGGCACAAGGATTGATGATGAATTTCTTGCAGGAAAACCAACCGCAGGTTTTGGCATCTATAACTTTTTTCTGAAGCGGGCAAAAGAGAAGATGCGGTTTATGAAAATTGCCGCCGATACGACCCATTTCAACTTTTCAGTCCCCGAAAACTTTGACCTTGATCGCAAGGCCGATCCATGGCCGGCCGACAGACGGCAGCTTACCGATCTGTGGAAACAGGAACTTAAATATCAGTGGCTCAATCTGAAATATTCAGGTGAAACCAATACGACGGTTCGTGCTGCACTGGCAAAAAGCTTTGCAAGCCGCCTTAACCTTCTGAATCGCCAGAAACCGGAAGACGCGTTCCAGGCTTACATGAATGCGGTTACAACCTCCTTTGATCCCCATACCAGCTACTTTTCGCAGGATGAGTATGCCAATTTTCAGATTGATATGAGCCGCTCTCTTGAGGGAATCGGTGCGAAGCTCCAGACTGAAAGCGAGTATACGGTCATCAACGAGGTTATTCCCGGCGGTCCGGCCTTCAGAAGTAACCTGCTTAAAAAAGGGGACAAGATTATCGGTGTCGGTCAGGGAAGAGCCCTCGAAATAGTTGATGTTACCGCATGGCGGATCAATGATGTGGTAAAACTGATTCGCGGGAAAAAAGGGACCGTTGTGCGGCTCAAAATTCTTCCGGCAAGTCAGGGGGGACGCGGACCGGCAAAAATCATTGCACTCGTGCGCGACAAGGTCGATCTTGAGGAGCAGGCGGCCCGGAAACGTATTATTCATCAGAATGGCCAGAAGATCGGCGTTATTACCATCCCTTCATTTTACCTTGATTTTGAAGGCCAGCAGCAGAATACCGGTAACTATAACAGCACCAGCCGTGATGTGTCGCGCATTCTCAATGAGTTGAACAGTGAGCGTGTTGATGGTATTGTTATTGATCTTCGTGACGATGGCGGCGGATCCCTTGAAGAGGCGGTCAATGTAACCGGACTCTTTATCCCGACAGGGCCGGTTGTCCAGATCAGCAACTCAACCGGCGGTAAAATGGTGCTCAGGGATGAAGATCGCCGGGTACTCTATAACGGCCCGCTTGCCGTTCTGGTAAACCGTTACAGTGCTTCAGCTTCAGAGATTTTTGCTGCGGCAATTCAGGACTACGGGAGGGGAGTGGTTATTGGTGAGCGGACATTCGGAAAGGGAACGGTTCAAAGCATCATCAAACTGGCAAGACCCTTTTCGTTTTTTATAAAGAAACCTGAACTGGGTCAGATAAAACTGACGATAGCAAAGTTTTACAGGATTTCAGGCGGCAGCACCCAGCACAGGGGGGTTGTGCCCGATATCTTCATGCCATCGATGATCGATACCGCGACCATTGGTGAGGATACCTACTCAAGCAGTCTGCCCTGGAGCACAGTCTCCCGTTCATTTTACCGCTCAACCGCCGAGATTACCCCGGAAGAGATAGGAGTGCTCCGCCAAAAGGAGCTGGAACGCTCCTCAAGAAACGCACTTTACCAGTCCTATCTGCAGGATCTGAGAACCCTTAACCAGATCCGGAAAAAGAAGGTGGTGTCGCTTCAGGATTCGGCTTTCAAATCGGAAATTGAGACCATAAAAAAGATCGAGAAGCAGTGGGTTCTGGATCAGGATTCCACCAAAGGGATGAACAGGGATGTCCTGCTCAATGAGACGGCCGGCATTGTGTCGGATCTTGCTGATCTGAAGATCAAGCAGCGGCAGACCGTAATCCGGACGATACCGGCTCTGAATTAA
- a CDS encoding helix-turn-helix domain-containing protein, which produces MQHHFGERLKSARKMSGMSLQELADRMDKPVSRQAINKYEQGRMLPESGILLSLASALEVKPDYFFRPALSLQSIEFRKHNALPEKEKARIKAKSGDILERYLELESFLGIDSSFINPFKGVRVSSPDQIDELADGLRDAWRLGFDPLPDVVEMLESYNVKVVMLNTHDAFDGLSAWSGSIPLVVFNKGRDIVRRRFTVLHELAHLLLDFQAGSEKDNEKLAHSFAGAVLFPKESFIRAFGGKRTHFTQRELIEMKEYYGISVQAIMARAKSLGVIPDSTYRNFCITWSAFRVSEPGEYKSKEEPARFRQLLDRALSEEVITMSKAAELAGKSYEEMSMDITFV; this is translated from the coding sequence ATGCAGCACCATTTTGGAGAGCGCCTTAAGTCGGCACGCAAGATGTCCGGCATGTCACTGCAGGAACTGGCGGACAGAATGGACAAGCCGGTCTCCCGTCAGGCGATAAACAAATATGAGCAGGGGAGAATGCTGCCGGAAAGCGGTATTCTTCTTTCCCTTGCCTCAGCACTTGAGGTAAAGCCTGATTATTTCTTCAGGCCAGCACTCTCTTTGCAGTCAATTGAGTTCAGAAAACATAATGCTTTGCCTGAGAAGGAGAAGGCACGGATAAAGGCGAAGAGCGGCGACATACTTGAACGGTATCTTGAACTGGAATCCTTCCTTGGTATTGATTCATCATTTATCAATCCTTTCAAGGGCGTGAGGGTTTCATCTCCCGATCAGATTGATGAACTTGCTGACGGGCTCCGTGATGCCTGGCGTCTTGGTTTTGACCCGCTGCCAGATGTTGTGGAGATGCTTGAAAGCTATAATGTCAAGGTAGTCATGCTCAATACTCATGATGCTTTTGATGGTCTTTCAGCATGGAGCGGTTCTATTCCTCTTGTGGTTTTCAACAAGGGAAGAGACATTGTTCGCCGCAGATTTACGGTTTTGCATGAACTTGCTCATCTCCTGCTTGATTTTCAGGCTGGCAGTGAAAAAGACAATGAGAAGCTTGCACATTCGTTTGCCGGAGCTGTACTGTTTCCCAAAGAGTCATTCATACGGGCTTTTGGCGGCAAGCGCACCCATTTTACCCAAAGAGAACTCATCGAGATGAAGGAGTACTACGGGATCTCTGTACAGGCTATCATGGCAAGGGCAAAAAGCCTCGGTGTTATTCCGGATTCGACCTACAGAAACTTTTGCATAACCTGGTCTGCTTTCAGAGTTAGCGAGCCGGGTGAATACAAATCGAAAGAAGAGCCTGCACGTTTCCGCCAACTGCTTGACCGGGCACTCTCCGAAGAGGTTATTACGATGAGCAAAGCAGCAGAGCTGGCAGGGAAATCCTATGAAGAGATGAGCATGGACATCACGTTTGTTTAA
- a CDS encoding slipin family protein: MLTFNLMTILVLLGLFLASSVKILREYERGVVFRLGRIIGAKGPGLIILIPAIDKMVKVDLRTVTLDVPPQDIITRDNVSVKVSAVVYFRVLDAIKAIVDVADFHFATSQLAQTTLRSVCGQGELDNLLAERDEINDRIQAILDKDTEPWGVKVSKVEVKEIDLPEGMRRAMAKQAEAERERRSAIINAEGEYQAAQRLADAATIISASPAALQLRYLQTLKDIAAENNSTTVFPIPMDLFKPFFENRQSSPPQST; this comes from the coding sequence ATGCTGACATTCAATCTGATGACGATTCTTGTTCTCCTGGGGCTCTTTTTGGCCTCATCGGTCAAAATTCTTCGCGAGTATGAACGGGGAGTCGTCTTCCGGCTCGGCAGGATCATCGGCGCGAAAGGTCCGGGGCTGATCATCCTGATTCCGGCTATAGACAAGATGGTCAAGGTTGATCTTCGGACGGTGACGCTTGATGTGCCGCCACAGGATATCATCACCCGTGATAACGTCTCCGTCAAGGTGAGCGCGGTTGTCTACTTCCGTGTGCTTGATGCCATCAAGGCGATTGTCGATGTCGCGGATTTCCATTTTGCTACCTCCCAGCTGGCCCAGACCACGCTGCGCAGTGTCTGCGGTCAGGGTGAACTTGATAATCTGCTTGCAGAGCGTGATGAAATCAATGACCGTATCCAGGCTATTCTTGACAAGGATACCGAGCCATGGGGAGTCAAGGTCAGCAAGGTGGAGGTTAAGGAGATCGATCTGCCCGAAGGGATGCGGCGGGCAATGGCCAAACAGGCCGAGGCTGAACGCGAACGCCGCTCGGCGATCATCAACGCGGAAGGGGAGTATCAGGCAGCACAACGGCTGGCCGATGCGGCAACGATTATTTCCGCCTCTCCGGCTGCCCTGCAGCTTCGTTATCTCCAGACGCTCAAGGATATCGCCGCAGAGAATAATTCAACTACCGTATTTCCCATCCCTATGGATCTGTTTAAACCATTCTTTGAAAACAGGCAGTCATCCCCCCCCCAGTCAACATAA
- a CDS encoding DUF2442 domain-containing protein: MNSKTLGSSTLNAEVTNISNHGFWLLSQGKEYFLAFEDFPWFKNAPVCKILNLEEQNPGHFYWPDLDVDLGVESIEHPENYPLSFE, from the coding sequence ATGAACTCAAAAACTCTTGGAAGCAGCACTTTAAATGCTGAGGTAACGAATATTTCAAATCATGGATTCTGGCTGCTCAGCCAGGGGAAAGAGTATTTTCTTGCTTTCGAAGATTTTCCGTGGTTCAAAAATGCCCCTGTCTGCAAAATCCTGAATCTTGAAGAACAGAACCCCGGTCACTTTTACTGGCCTGATCTTGATGTTGACCTCGGCGTCGAAAGTATTGAGCATCCTGAAAATTATCCCCTCTCGTTCGAATAA
- a CDS encoding type II toxin-antitoxin system HigB family toxin, which produces MPSLNEWYARVKSAEWRNHAELKTTFLSVDYIANERYVFNIKGYHYRIVARIRFSARTVFIKFIGTHKAYDNIDPATIQQE; this is translated from the coding sequence ATACCTTCACTCAATGAATGGTATGCCAGGGTAAAATCGGCAGAATGGAGAAACCATGCCGAGTTAAAAACGACATTTCTTTCAGTTGACTATATTGCTAACGAACGTTATGTGTTCAACATAAAGGGATATCATTACCGGATTGTAGCCAGAATTCGTTTTTCTGCAAGAACGGTATTCATAAAGTTTATCGGCACACATAAGGCCTATGACAACATCGACCCTGCAACGATTCAGCAGGAGTAA
- the meaB gene encoding methylmalonyl Co-A mutase-associated GTPase MeaB: MSRDLHHQERIPRHDPDVETVVSGIMSGNRQMLSRAITLIESQKPEHEARAHEILDRCLEKKTASLRIGITGSPGAGKSTFIEAFGEEILNSGLTLAVLAIDPSSRQSKGSILGDKARMERLSGRKEAFIRPTASSGYLGGTSPKTHETILLCEAAGYDVILVETVGVGQSEVLIDSMVDFILLLMLPGSGDELQGIKRGIMEIADSVVITKADGDQSAIAALSKAEFEAALMMLPKKHPFWHRNVYLTSALHHTGINDVWQNILEFFTQMREEARLEQRRSQQLKQLLYTVLEERLKKEFFSNPRVIQAKALIEQQVVEARLSPFSGAKTLMETFRK; this comes from the coding sequence ATGAGTCGCGACCTGCATCATCAAGAGCGGATCCCCCGCCACGATCCTGATGTGGAAACCGTCGTTTCGGGTATCATGAGCGGCAACCGTCAGATGCTCAGCCGTGCCATCACCCTTATCGAATCCCAAAAGCCGGAGCATGAAGCGAGAGCCCATGAGATTCTCGACCGCTGTCTTGAAAAGAAAACCGCATCGCTGCGCATCGGAATAACCGGTTCACCCGGAGCCGGAAAAAGCACCTTTATTGAGGCTTTTGGTGAAGAGATACTCAACAGCGGCCTCACGCTTGCGGTTCTGGCCATCGACCCAAGCAGCCGTCAGTCAAAAGGGAGTATTCTCGGCGACAAGGCCCGAATGGAAAGACTCTCCGGCCGCAAGGAGGCATTCATCCGCCCGACAGCATCCTCCGGATATCTCGGGGGTACCTCCCCGAAAACCCATGAGACCATTCTGCTCTGCGAAGCCGCAGGATATGATGTTATTCTGGTCGAAACGGTCGGTGTAGGTCAATCGGAAGTTTTGATCGACTCCATGGTCGATTTCATCCTCCTTTTGATGCTGCCGGGCTCGGGAGATGAACTGCAAGGGATCAAACGCGGTATCATGGAGATCGCGGACAGCGTTGTCATAACCAAAGCGGATGGAGATCAGTCTGCAATTGCCGCACTCTCAAAGGCTGAATTCGAGGCGGCACTCATGATGCTGCCAAAAAAACACCCCTTCTGGCATCGTAATGTCTACCTCACCTCCGCCCTGCACCATACAGGTATCAACGATGTCTGGCAGAACATTCTTGAATTTTTCACCCAAATGCGGGAAGAGGCTCGCCTTGAACAGAGGCGAAGCCAGCAGCTGAAACAACTGCTCTACACCGTGCTTGAAGAGCGGCTGAAAAAAGAGTTCTTCAGCAATCCGCGAGTCATCCAGGCAAAAGCGCTCATCGAACAGCAGGTGGTTGAAGCCCGTCTAAGCCCGTTCAGCGGGGCCAAAACCCTTATGGAAACCTTTCGCAAGTAG
- a CDS encoding DUF4160 domain-containing protein, whose amino-acid sequence MSPTILIEKGYRFFFFSREETRMHIHVNCGNGEAKFWLEPEIELEKNYRLSITELSQIESIIRKHHNELKNSWKQHFKC is encoded by the coding sequence ATGAGCCCAACTATACTTATTGAAAAAGGTTACAGGTTTTTTTTCTTTTCGAGGGAAGAGACCAGAATGCATATTCATGTCAACTGCGGAAACGGTGAGGCGAAATTTTGGCTTGAACCGGAAATTGAACTCGAAAAAAATTACCGATTATCAATTACCGAGCTGTCACAAATAGAAAGCATTATCAGAAAACACCACAATGAACTCAAAAACTCTTGGAAGCAGCACTTTAAATGCTGA
- a CDS encoding formylglycine-generating enzyme family protein, with translation MNKANPLRSVALPLNPEAMSDKRSFAAFTGTMRMLLPALLARRARQGKMVVLIGALTLAGVMVFGTSAYAASGIAVPENFVLLPGGEFTMGSPLGEVNRQTNETQHQVRVSDFYISRYAVTSAEFRKFVKATGYLTDAEKANDQKHWRHAVSGTLRPKSEDNHPVVFVSWNDAVAYCNWISQHTGRKFRLPTEAEREYACRAGTATPYNTGQSLTTERANYNGQNPTGNKPKGMYRENTVAVNSFVPNAWGLYNMHGNVWEWCSDWFDPAFYEQCKAAGTVTNPDGPEDGTRRVLRGASWFDFEEHCRSAYRIGGAALARNPNVGFRLVFVP, from the coding sequence ATGAACAAAGCCAATCCCCTGCGGAGCGTTGCTCTGCCGTTGAACCCTGAAGCCATGAGTGACAAGCGCTCTTTTGCCGCGTTTACCGGCACTATGCGCATGTTGCTGCCGGCTCTCCTCGCAAGGAGAGCGCGACAGGGGAAAATGGTTGTGCTCATCGGGGCACTCACCCTTGCCGGTGTGATGGTGTTCGGTACATCAGCATACGCCGCAAGCGGGATTGCGGTTCCCGAAAACTTCGTTTTACTACCTGGCGGTGAATTTACGATGGGAAGTCCTCTTGGTGAAGTGAACCGACAGACCAATGAAACCCAGCATCAGGTGCGGGTGAGTGATTTTTATATCAGCAGATATGCGGTAACCTCCGCCGAGTTCAGAAAATTTGTCAAAGCCACAGGGTACCTGACTGATGCGGAAAAAGCCAACGATCAAAAGCACTGGCGCCACGCAGTTTCAGGCACTCTCCGGCCAAAGTCTGAAGATAACCATCCCGTGGTGTTTGTGAGCTGGAACGATGCCGTCGCCTATTGCAACTGGATCTCGCAACATACCGGCAGGAAGTTCCGCCTGCCAACCGAAGCAGAGCGGGAGTACGCCTGCCGTGCAGGAACTGCAACCCCCTATAATACCGGTCAAAGCCTGACGACAGAGAGGGCTAACTATAATGGTCAAAACCCTACCGGCAATAAACCCAAAGGGATGTACCGGGAGAATACGGTAGCGGTAAACAGTTTTGTTCCCAATGCATGGGGCTTGTACAACATGCACGGTAATGTCTGGGAGTGGTGCAGTGACTGGTTTGACCCTGCTTTTTATGAACAGTGTAAAGCCGCAGGCACCGTTACCAACCCTGATGGTCCGGAGGACGGTACGCGTCGTGTTCTTCGCGGTGCGAGCTGGTTCGACTTTGAAGAGCACTGCCGGTCAGCGTATCGCATCGGAGGTGCGGCTTTAGCCCGCAACCCCAATGTCGGCTTTCGCCTGGTATTCGTTCCGTAG
- a CDS encoding helix-turn-helix domain-containing protein — MNAFPDGENAANESKIAELAKAIEEYEDRLVPMPMPLVIKKPETLPDVIELKMFEQQMKRKDMANLLGITDTRLSEVMHGKRKINMELAKRLYKTLGVDPKFILEKA, encoded by the coding sequence ATGAATGCCTTCCCTGACGGGGAAAATGCAGCAAACGAAAGCAAAATCGCTGAACTGGCGAAAGCGATTGAAGAGTACGAAGATCGTCTTGTTCCCATGCCGATGCCACTGGTAATCAAAAAGCCGGAAACGCTGCCTGATGTTATTGAACTCAAAATGTTTGAGCAGCAAATGAAACGCAAGGATATGGCAAACCTGCTGGGAATCACTGACACGCGACTTTCGGAGGTCATGCATGGCAAGCGTAAGATCAATATGGAACTGGCTAAACGACTCTATAAAACCCTGGGCGTTGACCCCAAGTTTATCCTTGAAAAAGCATAA
- a CDS encoding PIN domain-containing protein has translation MIVAIHDANILIDIVKLDLADALFELSFEMRTTDAVWVEVSVEQRRVLQHYVDEGLLGIESFCSEEVLDIVEYSRNYNGLSFQDCSLLVAARRIHALIITGDKKLRTVIVQEQLEVHGMLWLFDRLVENQILIPSVAADKLHQLRLLNVRLPEAEINQRISRWR, from the coding sequence GTGATTGTTGCCATTCATGATGCCAATATCCTGATTGACATTGTCAAGCTTGATCTGGCAGATGCACTTTTTGAACTCAGCTTTGAGATGCGTACAACCGACGCGGTTTGGGTTGAGGTTTCTGTTGAGCAGAGAAGGGTGCTGCAGCACTACGTTGATGAGGGTTTGCTGGGTATTGAATCTTTCTGTTCCGAGGAGGTGCTTGACATAGTTGAATATTCCAGAAACTATAACGGGCTCTCATTTCAGGATTGCTCATTGCTCGTAGCTGCCAGGAGAATACATGCCCTGATCATCACTGGTGACAAAAAACTTCGAACGGTTATTGTGCAAGAGCAGCTTGAGGTTCATGGCATGCTCTGGCTTTTTGATCGGTTGGTCGAGAATCAGATTCTAATTCCTTCAGTTGCGGCTGACAAACTTCATCAACTCAGACTCTTGAATGTTCGGCTTCCGGAAGCCGAAATCAATCAGCGCATAAGCCGCTGGAGATGA
- a CDS encoding universal stress protein encodes MFKITTILCPVDFSDASRKAVQYAKEFARSMEASLYLLNVVEPRPMAVDISLNYVPLEADLEKASKEDLEVIMQELILGGFKASCGVEIGNPADVILDKIDECNANLVIMGSHGKKGLSRLIMGSVAETVVRKANCPVLIVKTEEKEFIE; translated from the coding sequence ATGTTCAAGATTACTACCATTCTGTGTCCGGTCGATTTTTCCGATGCCTCCCGCAAGGCTGTACAGTATGCGAAGGAGTTTGCCCGGAGTATGGAAGCATCTCTCTACCTGTTGAATGTGGTGGAGCCGAGACCTATGGCCGTTGACATTTCGCTTAATTATGTGCCGCTTGAAGCTGATCTTGAAAAAGCCTCAAAGGAGGATCTTGAGGTTATCATGCAGGAGTTGATTCTCGGGGGATTCAAGGCATCCTGCGGTGTGGAAATTGGCAATCCGGCTGATGTGATACTCGATAAAATTGACGAATGCAATGCCAATCTTGTGATCATGGGCTCTCATGGAAAAAAAGGGTTGAGCCGTCTGATCATGGGAAGCGTTGCCGAGACCGTTGTCCGGAAGGCCAATTGTCCGGTGCTTATTGTCAAAACCGAAGAGAAGGAGTTTATCGAGTAG
- a CDS encoding class II fructose-bisphosphate aldolase produces the protein MQKKKISYKELGLVNSRELFQKAVTGGYAIPAYNFNNLEQMQAIVMACVETASPVILQVSKGARSYANETLLRYLAQGAVAYAEELGTPVPIVLHLDHGDSFELCKDCIDSGFSSVMIDGSHLPYEENIELTKKVVAYAHEHDVTVEGELGVLAGIEDEVSAAHHTYTQPEEVEDFVAKTGVDSLAISIGTSHGAFKFKPGEDPKIRLDILSEIERRIPGFPIVLHGSSSVPQDLVKTINEHGGKLKDAIGISEDQLRLAAKSAVCKINIDSDGRLAMTAAIRKVLDEKPEEFDPRKYLGPARDSLKKLYIHKIINVLGSNGKA, from the coding sequence ATGCAAAAGAAAAAGATCAGTTATAAAGAACTTGGCCTTGTCAACAGTCGCGAACTTTTTCAAAAAGCTGTTACAGGCGGTTATGCTATTCCTGCCTATAATTTCAACAATCTCGAACAGATGCAGGCTATTGTCATGGCTTGCGTGGAAACAGCCTCTCCGGTTATTCTGCAGGTTTCAAAAGGCGCCAGAAGCTATGCCAATGAAACGCTTCTCCGCTACCTTGCCCAGGGAGCTGTAGCCTATGCTGAAGAGCTCGGAACTCCTGTCCCCATTGTCCTTCACCTTGATCACGGCGACAGCTTTGAACTCTGCAAAGACTGTATCGACTCAGGATTCTCCTCCGTCATGATTGATGGTTCTCATCTCCCTTATGAAGAGAACATTGAACTGACCAAAAAAGTTGTGGCATACGCACACGAACATGATGTTACGGTTGAGGGTGAGCTTGGTGTGCTTGCCGGAATCGAAGATGAGGTCTCGGCTGCTCATCACACCTATACCCAGCCGGAAGAGGTTGAGGATTTTGTAGCTAAAACCGGTGTTGACAGCCTTGCCATCTCCATCGGCACTTCACACGGCGCATTCAAGTTCAAACCGGGTGAAGATCCTAAAATCCGCCTCGACATTCTCAGTGAAATCGAGCGTCGCATTCCCGGGTTCCCTATCGTCCTGCACGGCTCCTCATCCGTTCCCCAGGATCTGGTCAAAACCATCAACGAGCATGGCGGAAAGCTGAAAGATGCAATCGGCATCAGTGAAGATCAGCTTCGTCTTGCGGCAAAATCCGCAGTCTGCAAAATCAATATCGATTCTGACGGCCGCCTTGCCATGACCGCCGCTATCCGCAAGGTGCTTGATGAAAAACCCGAAGAGTTCGATCCAAGAAAGTACCTCGGCCCGGCCAGAGACTCTCTCAAGAAGCTCTATATCCACAAGATCATCAACGTGCTCGGCTCCAACGGAAAAGCCTGA
- a CDS encoding M20 metallopeptidase family protein translates to MNTEPSTALAERIQQRADEIFPEVVELRREIHRHPELSYEEVRTTALISETLIGFGITPEPPLLDTGVVAVIHGGRKLPEGKLVALRADIDALPLSESNEHGFCSLEEGKMHACGHDMHTAMLLGAAKILVEMKEELEGDVLLVFQPAEEKAPGGAKPLLDAGLFTRFNPSAVFGQHCFPNVQTGKVAMCKGSFMAAADELYFTVTGQGGHASAPHKAADPILAAAHIITAVQHLVSRVVPPHEPAVVSIASIHGGNATNVIPSQVTMSGTMRTMNEEVRALLHHRLRQTVMHTAEALGVTAELEIRNGYPVLFNDPAVTTRAMTLCGEYLGKKSVIESEPLMTAEDFAYYLQACPGTFWQIGTGTPEPVKGNTLHSPTFNPEELALKTGSGLLAYTAIRFLGMP, encoded by the coding sequence ATGAATACAGAACCTTCAACAGCTCTTGCTGAAAGGATACAGCAGCGTGCTGATGAGATCTTTCCGGAAGTCGTGGAACTGAGACGCGAAATTCATCGTCATCCCGAGCTCTCCTATGAAGAGGTCAGAACCACCGCACTGATTTCGGAAACGCTGATCGGATTCGGCATTACACCGGAGCCTCCCTTGCTTGACACCGGAGTGGTTGCTGTTATACACGGGGGTCGCAAGTTACCGGAGGGGAAGCTTGTGGCCCTGAGGGCTGACATTGATGCCCTGCCGCTCTCGGAATCGAATGAGCATGGATTCTGCTCCCTTGAGGAGGGGAAAATGCATGCCTGCGGTCATGATATGCACACGGCGATGCTGCTCGGCGCCGCAAAGATTCTTGTGGAGATGAAGGAGGAGCTTGAGGGTGACGTGCTGCTTGTTTTTCAGCCTGCCGAGGAGAAAGCGCCGGGTGGGGCAAAGCCGCTGCTTGATGCCGGTCTTTTTACCCGATTCAACCCTTCGGCTGTTTTTGGCCAGCACTGTTTTCCGAACGTTCAAACCGGCAAGGTCGCTATGTGCAAAGGGAGTTTCATGGCCGCAGCCGATGAGCTCTACTTTACCGTTACCGGGCAGGGCGGGCATGCCTCCGCACCCCACAAGGCGGCAGACCCTATTCTTGCTGCTGCTCATATCATTACCGCAGTTCAGCATCTTGTCAGCCGGGTGGTTCCCCCGCATGAGCCTGCGGTGGTCTCCATCGCATCCATTCACGGAGGCAATGCCACCAATGTCATTCCCAGTCAGGTGACCATGTCGGGCACCATGAGGACCATGAACGAGGAGGTTCGGGCCCTGCTTCACCATCGACTGCGCCAGACCGTCATGCACACCGCTGAAGCGCTCGGAGTAACGGCCGAGCTGGAGATCCGCAACGGCTATCCGGTGCTGTTCAACGATCCTGCAGTTACGACCCGTGCCATGACGCTCTGTGGAGAGTATCTTGGAAAAAAGAGTGTCATCGAGAGTGAGCCGCTCATGACGGCGGAGGATTTTGCCTACTATCTGCAGGCCTGTCCCGGAACCTTCTGGCAGATCGGAACCGGAACGCCGGAGCCGGTAAAAGGCAACACCCTGCACTCTCCGACCTTCAATCCTGAAGAGCTTGCCCTGAAAACCGGCAGCGGACTGCTTGCCTATACGGCCATCAGGTTTCTCGGGATGCCATAA